In the genome of Podospora pseudocomata strain CBS 415.72m chromosome 2 map unlocalized CBS415.72m_2.2, whole genome shotgun sequence, one region contains:
- a CDS encoding uncharacterized protein (EggNog:ENOG503NVAU; COG:E): MTVPQKRPAEDLTVTALDNRIAEEPALNGHSNGANGHAVSSLPTLDASKITITRADPNARTVPTEAEANSGNETICTDHMITVSWTAAKGWANPELKPYGPLSLMPTASVLHYATECFEGLKAFRGYDGKLRLFRPDCNAERMLMSTLRISLPGFDPKELEKLIEILMSVDGPKWLPKERAGSFLYIRPAVIGTQPQLGVQAPKEALLFITASFMPRMDLPEGGMKLHTNPEDMIRAWVGGFGYAKVGANYGPSLLATAEARSRGFGQILWLYGPEGYCTEAGASNFFMLWRTKEGQLQLVTAPLDDKLILDGVTRRSVVQLARERLAGELEVVERKYTIDEVLEADKEGRIVEAFAAGTAFFICPVSEIHHRGIDVKIPMGKEGKIGHYTAKLKGFVGDIMYGNEQHPWGVVIQEQE, translated from the exons ATGACCGTCCCTCAGAAGCGCCCCGCGGAGGAcctcaccgtcaccgccctCGACAACAGGATAGCCGAGGAGCCCGCTCTCAACGGCCACAGCAACGGCGCCAACGGCCATGCTGTTTCCTCTCTCCCTACCCTCGACGCCTCCAAGATTACCATCACCCGCGCCGACCCTAATGCCCGCACCGTTcccaccgaggccgaggccaacTCTGGCAACGAGACCATCTGCACCGACCACATGATCACCGTCTCTTGGACCGCCGCCAAGGGCTGGGCCAACCCCGAGCTCAAGCCCTACGgccctctctccctcatGCCCACCGCCTCCGTTCTCCACTACGCCACCGAGTGCTTCGAGGGCCTCAAGGCCTTCCGCGGCTACGACGGCAAGCTCCGCCTCTTCCGCCCTGACTGCAACGCCGAGCGCATGCTCATGTCCACCCTCCGTATTTCCCTGCCAGGTTTCGACCCCAAggagcttgagaagctcaTCGAGATTCTCATGTCCGTCGACGGGCCAAAATGGCTTCCTAAGGAGAGAGCCGGCTCCTTCTTGTATATCCGCCCCGCCGTGATTGGCACACAGCCCCAGCTCGGTGTCCAGGCTCCCAAGGAAGCGCTTCTTTTCATCACCGCCAGCTTCATGCCGCGCATGGATCTGCCTGAGGGTGGTATGAAGCTGCACACCAACCCCGAGGACATGATCCGCGCGTGGGTTGGCGGCTTCGGTTATGCCAAGGTTGGTGCCAACTACGGGCCCAGTCTGTTGGCCACTGCCGAGGCGAGGAGTAGAGGTTTCGGCCAGATCTTGTGGCTGTATGGACCTGAGGGATACTGCACCGAGGCTGGCGCGAGCAACTTTTTCATGCTCTGGAGGACAAAGGAGGGCCAGCTCCAGCTTGTCACGGCGCCGCTGGATGATAAGCTGATTTTGGACGGTGTGACGAGACGCAGTGTGGTTCAGCTTGCGCGGGAGAGGCTGGCGGGTGAgctggaggttgtggagagAAAGTACACTATCGATGAGGTGCTTGAGGCGGATAAGGAAGGAAGGATTGTGGAGGCTTTTGCGGCTGGTACTGCG TTCTTCATCTGCCCCGTCTCCGAGATCCACCACCGCGGCATCGACGTCAAGATCCCCATGGGCAAGGAGGGCAAAATTGGCCACTACACTGCCAAGCTCAAGGGCTTCGTCGGGGACATCATGTACGGCAACGAGCAGCATCCTTGGGGTGTTGTCATccaggagcaggagtag
- a CDS encoding uncharacterized protein (EggNog:ENOG503P053; COG:G), which yields MSTLYHYHHYRQAEHNNISVPQAEGEDEHADRGPAVLAVTAATLTLASVFVAARMVSRIGIVRRFGADDYIIVLAWLITVFLSLSIIFGTMRGLGRHGDHVEAWKMPGLKMCEYVFSILYNPALMATKSSVLIFYLRLAKNTQKILRMASWGVLGVVNLAGVILTFMNIFQCHPIAAAWDINTPMIRCIPLLTEFICSAPINVTTDLAILALPIPVLTSMRLPPRQKIILILTFSLGIFVTIVDVVRIYYLQKAIDITSMNPSSNREALYGQSPSFSWNASLSLMWSAVEVNVGITCACIPTLKPLIVRILPAMLYDPNATRRSTTLTGDEPSPFKNNNDNNRAGVDGLANAEGAPVDIVGPSPFTQADPPAFVITPPDERSSEEISIRDFLAGAAGSRGPSSRRVSMAHSMNYVPPPHRDSAATATAVYFGFVNMKKPKSMIRTNATESFKYCTIVCILFFIWGFSYGLLNTLNNVIADVAGMSFAQTLGLTSMYFGAGYFAGPLLVGEWLLRHDEHRRSGRKERPGVEAIGGFKTTFIVGLLIYGTGTIMFWPGAVLTAYGGFMVSSFAVGFGLAVLETAANPFLILCGPPAYGDLRLLLAQGVQAVGSVLSGLLANKVFFRNLEKESHGELEDGEMSQTLIDVQWTYLGVTLLSVLLALYFYYMPLPEVSDSELAELASKLPLEPKKRSLGGFKLRNWTIFFAVLAQWCYVATQENMSVYFHQLFSSFASYSLPATAKRAADYRPQGLKFSILNYLLIAHTAFALSRFLAAGVVYLNVSKPHIRLVPKPRTVLTLCVFLSAVFALVILVFPHTGNPNLVAIPLMLFFFCEGPIWPLIFSLGLRGQGERTKRAAAWLTMGASGPMFWPFVSYAIRERGGLSVELAVGIPVLCLLGGCLAYPVLLGAVRDGREMVDFVVRWEDGGDKAKGGDEGGEKGAGILGRFKGLRRGGAEVEYCEESGRRGSDDEGDKDKEKEQGEETEGMSSSEGTVMSAGGGGGLEKPPPVRSRTGSSARSIPPWERNIPGLDLTILKD from the exons ATGTCAACACTCTATCATTACCACCATTACAGACAGGCCGaacacaacaacatcagcgTACCACAggcagaaggggaagatgagCACGCCGACCGGGGACCTGCGGTCTTGGCGGTGACGGCAGCGACGCTGACGCTGGCGTCGGTTTTTGTtgcggcgaggatggtgtcgcGAATCGGGATAGTCAGGAGGTTCGGGGCTGATGACTACATCATCGTGCTGGCGTGGCTGATCACCGTCTTTTTGAGTCTGAGTATCATTTTTGGAACCATGAGGGGTTTAGGAAGGCATGGGGACCATGTAGAGGCTTGGAAGATGCCTGGGCTGAAGATGTGTGAATATGTTTTCAGCATTCTCTAT AACCCGGCTCTCATGGCGACGAAATCCTCGGTCCTAATCTTCTATCTGCGGCTGGCGAAGAACACGCAAAAGATTCTTAGGATGGCTTCCTGGGGCGTGTTGGGCGTGGTGAACCTGGCGGGGGTGATTCTGACATTTATGAACATCTTTCAGTGCCACCCCATCGCGGCAGCGTGGGACATCAACACCCCGATGATCAGGTGCATTCCCCTGCTCACCGAATTCATCTGCTCGGCTCCTATCAACGTCACGACCGACCTGGCGATCCTGGCGCTGCCAATCCCGGTGTTGACCAGCATGAGACTGCCGCCGAGGCAAAAGATCATTTTGATCCTGACGTTCTCTCTCGGCATCTTTGTGACGATTGTGGATGTGGTGCGTATCTATTACTTACAGAAAGCGATTGACATCACGTCTATGAATCCTTCCTCGAACAGGGAGGCGCTCTACGGACAGAGTCCCTCGTTTTCATGGAATGCGTCGCTCTCGTTGATGTGGTCGGCCGTCGAGGTCAACGTGGGGATTACGTGTGCGTGTATTCCTACGCTCAAGCCGCTGATTGTTAGGATTCTGCCGGCTATGCTGTATGATCCCAACGCTACGAGGCGGAGCACCACGCTCACGGGGGATGAGCCGTCGCCtttcaagaacaacaacgaTAACAATAgggctggtgttgatgggctGGCAAACGCCGAGGGAGCTCCAGTCGACATCGTGGGCCCTTCGCCATTTACGCAAGCTGATCCCCCAGCTTTTGTCATCACCCCGCCAGATGAGCGGTCGTCGGAAGAGATCTCCATCAGAGATTTCTTGGCCGGTGCCGCGGGTTCTCGCGGACCTTCGTCTAGGAGAGTGTCGATGGCCCATAGCATGAACTACGTCCCGCCTCCCCACCGAGACTCGGCTGCTACCGCGACAGCCGTCTACTTTGGCTTTGTTAATatgaagaagccaaagagcATGATCCGGACCAACGCCACCGAATCGTTCAAGTATTGCACTATCGTCTgcattctcttcttcatttGGGGGTTCTCGTACGGCCTGCTCAACACGCTTAACAATGTCATCGCCGATGTGGCGGGGATGTCGTTTGCTCAGACTTTGGGCTTGACGTCGATGTACTTTGGGGCTGGTTACTTTGCTGGGCCgcttcttgttggggagTGGTTGCTACGGCATGACGAGCACCGCCGCTCTGGAAGAAAGGAACGCCCGGGTGTTGAGGCGATAGGGGGGTTCAAGACGACGTTTATTGTGGGATTACTCATTTATGGCACGGGCACTATCATGTTTTGGCCCGGGGCAGTCCTGACCGCTTATGGGGGATTCATGGTCAGCTCCTTTGCCGTCGGGTTCGGGTTAGCAGTCCTCGAGACAGCCGCCAACCCCTTTTTGATCTTGTGCGGTCCCCCGGCGTATGGAGATCTGAGGCTCCTCCTCGCGCAGGGCGTCCAGGCAGTCGGCAGCGTCCTCTCCGGCCTTCTCGCCAACAAGGTCTTCTTCCGCAACCTCGAAAAAGAAAGCCACGGCGAACTAGAAGACGGCGAGATGTCCCAAACCCTCATTGACGTCCAATGGACATACCTCGGCGTCACTTTACTCTCGGTCCTCCTCGCACTTTATTTCTATTACATGCCCCTCCCCGAGGTATCAGACAGCGAACTCGCCGAGCTAGCCTCCAAGCTTCCCCTCGAACCAAAAAAGCGCTCCTTGGGCGGTTTCAAGCTCCGAAACTGgaccatcttcttcgccgtCCTCGCCCAATGGTGCTACGTCGCCACCCAAGAAAACATGTCGGTCTACTTCCACCAGCTCTTCAGCTCCTTTGCGTCTTACTCCCTCCCCGCAACAGCCAAAAGAGCGGCGGACTACCGCCCCCAGGGGCTGAAGttctccatcctcaactacctcctcatcgcccacACAGCCTTTGCCCTCTCCCGCTTTCTtgcggcgggggtggtctACCTCAACGTTTCGAAACCTCACATCCGACTCGTCCCCAAACCCCGCACGGTTTTGACATTGTGCGTGTTTCTCTCTGCGGTCTTTGCGTTGGTCATCTTGGTGTTTCCGCACACTGGCAACCCTAACTTGGTGGCTATACCGCTcatgttgtttttcttttgcgaGGGTCCCATCTGGCCTTTGATTTTTAGTCTTGGGCTGAGGGGGCAGGGggagaggacgaagagggcGGCTGCGTGGTTGACCATGGGGGCGTCGGGTCCGATGTTTTGGCCGTTTGTGAGTTATGCTATCAGGGAGAGGGGCGGGTTGAGTGTGGAGTTGGCTGTGGGGATACCGGTGCTgtgtttgttgggggggtgtttggCGTATCCGGTGCTGCTCGGGGCTgtgagggatgggagggagatggtggattTTGTTGTTCggtgggaggatggtggggataAAGCcaaggggggtgatgagggaggggagaagggggcgggGATACTGGGGAGGTtcaaggggttgaggagggggggggcggaggtggagtATTGTGAGGAGAGTGGGCGAAGGGGGAGTGATGACGAGGGAGACAAAGATAAAGAGAAGGAacagggggaggagacggaggggaTGAGTTCTAGTGAGGGGACGGTGATgtctgctggaggagggggagggctgGAGAAACCACCTCCTGTAAGGTCGAGAACGGGGAGTTCGGCAAGGTCAATACCGCCCTGGGAGAGGAATATTCCTGGGTTGGATTTGACGATATTGAAGGATTGA
- a CDS encoding uncharacterized protein (EggNog:ENOG503NYMD; COG:K): MMAQAYDPGAVAALPRMHPPGMSRPQVSIERLPTRRMSNEPRESMNCKSCRKRKIKCNRLRPACEACQVFQCPCVYDAVPKKRGPKTDVLEALLKRVDGLEARLKEKKTDPEASTSENPPINISDESVSPTATTGTKTDDKPEQQAGPSEASHESDDLAIFSPIDSSPPSPEVQPDDLLDTYFSRLHDKPFHILDESTLRQRRQLSQAPDYLIHAIFAVAARYTPHPSGYQSAVKLSEDYATRSRLEIDTDEPSVDALQALVLLVTAFTAAGKGKRAYMLLTSAVGMAMALELHREMDVNARVTPTERETRRKLFWSCYLLDRFMACGSKRPSLIADRAIILRLPSWLPVPGSLPADGDYFQSYTNLQYLQGTGKKAQGSSGMLIDICRILGTTNQYLAAGGVKGDSHFPWHSLSNLSKIRQDLDVWASGTQDVFSSLDSLFGQPDSTVLVLSKLVYHLIHCLIYRPFLPIDLSELTGTGQHQSWQIEATNMCFLHANAIAELVEVGKRTASIEWPAFVGFCISTAGTVHIHGAHYSRVGNTGEMNVFSSSAEFLSREMQQLSELRYAWASVQHQRETLQGMYNAHSGLVKSHNSNAMRQSPVFHLEDFFDRYSGTTSPGGQAFSFDAANLNLSDVVVDFTADAYTGQDLYAPRLTAGDAGPSRPNLKRKNTASSGRKRPDLRNLLSLNSSLKVATAPVLSTPSSAHRHSFSAASMSSQQSPNMLHTPHSLTSGFHGMHEQSAPHAMGGFSMGGGHPGELPAGLSSMSSGLFSPSFNFSGYRNPATPGTGGPHQGFDPMFGELPTNTFSTPTPWHHGEEAGNGKGAMVTSPTGITPSESVGTAGTAGDEKDPFLSLLEQLAENESVMGTGNELDFFLAGAPNTG; encoded by the exons ATGATGGCACAAGCCTACGACCCGGGGGCGGTTGCTGCGCTGCCCCGAATGCATCCCCCAGGAATGTCACGGCCACAGGTCAGCATTGAACGACTGCCTACACGACGCATGAGTAACGAGCCACGAGAGTCTATGAACTGCAAATCGTGTCGAAAACGCAAG ATCAAATGCAACCGTCTACGACCTGCCTGTGAAGCCTGCCAGGTCTTCCAGTGCCCATGTGTATACG ATGCTGTTccaaagaaaagggggcccAAAACAGATGTTTTGGAAGCTTTACTGAAAAGAGTCGACGGGCTAGAGGCTCGactgaaagaaaaaaagacagacCCCGAGGCTTCCACCTCGGAAAACCCGCCTATCAATATCTCTGATGAGTCGGTGtctccaacagcaacaacaggcaCAAAAACAGATGACAAACCAGAGCAACAAGCGGGACCAAGTGAGGCTAGCCACGAAAGTGACGACCTAGCCATTTTCTCACCAATAGACTCGAG CCCGCCATCCCCTGAGGTTCAGCCGGATGATCTTCTCGATACTTACTTCAGTCGCCTCCATGACAAGCCATTTCATATCTTGGACGAATCTACGCTGAggcaacgacgacaactcaGTCAAGCTCCTGATTATCTCATACATGCCATTTTTGCGGTAGCAGCGAG ATATACCCCTCATCCCAGTGGCTATCAGTCAGCTGTAAAGCTCAGTGAAGACTATGCCACTCGGTCGAGATTGGAAATCGACACAGATGAGCCGTCAGTCGATGCCCTACAGGCGCTCGTGCTGCTGGTCACCGCATTCACTGCGGCTGGCAAAGGCAAAAGGGCATACATGTTGCTGA CAAGTGCGGTTGGGATGGCCATGGCACTCGAACTACACAGAGAGATGGACGTCAACGCACGAGTTACGCCAACCGAGCGAGAGACACGACGAAAATTGTTTTGGAGCTGCTATCTGCTCGACCGGTTCATGGCCTGCGGGTCAAAACGCCCTTCCTTGATCGCAGATAGAGCCATCATCTTGAGGCTCCCGTCGTGGTTGCCCGTTCCCGGGTCGCTACCGGCCGATGGGGATTATTTTCAGAGCTACACCAATCTGCAATATTTACAGGGCACAGGAAAGAAAGCGCAAGGAAGCAGCGGCATGCTCATCGACATTTGTCGCATCTTGGGAACAACAAACCAGTACCTGGCAGCTGGGGGCGTCAAAGGAGATTCGCATTTTCCATGGCACTCTCTATCCAATCTCTCAAAGATCCGCCAAGATCTAGATGTGTGGGCATCCGGGACGCAGGATGTGTTTTCAAGCCTGGATTCACTTTTTGGCCAGCCTGACTCCACCGTGCTTGTATTGAGCAAGCTTGTTTACCATCTTATTCACTGCCTTATATACCGACCATTTCTACCGATCGATCTATCGGAACTTACTGGGACAGGGCAGCACCAGTCATGGCAGATAGAAGCCACCAACATGTGTTTCCTCCATGCGAACGCTATCGCAGAACTTGTGGAGGTCGGAAAGCGGACAGCATCGATCGAATGGCCGGCATTTGTTGGATTTTGTATATCCACAGCAGGGACAGTCCACATACACGGCGCTCACTACAGCAGGGTGGGAAATACAGGCGAGATGAATGTGTTTAGTTCCTCGGCGGAGTTTCTCTCGCGAGAGATGCAGCAGCTAAGTGAACTGCGGTATGCCTGGGCGAGTGTTCAACATCAACGGGAGACACTACAAGGCATGTACAATGCTCACTCGGGACTTGTCAAGagccacaacagcaacgccATGCGCCAGTCCCCGGTATTCCATCTGGAAGATTTTTTTGATCGTTACTCGGGTACCACCAGCCCGGGAGGCCAAGCATTTAGTTTTGATGCCGCCAACTTGAACCTTTCGGATGTGGTTGTCGACTTTACTGCTGATGCGTACACTGGTCAAGATCTCTACGCGCCGCGCCTCACAGCGGGCGATGCAGGGCCATCTCGACCGAACCTCAAGAGAAAGAATACAGCGTCCTCGGGCAGGAAGAGGCCAGACCTACGCAATCTTTTATCTTTGAACAGCAGTTTGAAAGTGGCAACAGCACCAGTGttgtcaacaccatccagtGCCCATCGCCACTCATTCTCAGCAGCGTCCATGTCGTCGCAGCAGTCGCCAAATATGCTACACACACCACATTCATTGACGAGCGGATTCCACGGCATGCATGAACAAAGCGCACCGCACGCAATGGGTGGGTTTTcaatgggaggagggcatcCTGGCGAACTCCCGGCTGGGTTAAGCAGCATGTCGAGCGGCCTATTCAGTCCGTCATTCAACTTTTCAGGATATCGAAACCCCGCAACACCGGGCACAGGCGGCCCACACCAAGGCTTTGACCCGATGTTTGGTGAGCTCCCTACCAACACTTTTTCGACACCCACACCGTGGCACCACGGCGAAGAAGCAGGCAACGGAAAAGGGGCGATGGTGACAAGCCCAACCGGGATTACGCCAAGCGAAAGTGTAGGAACTGCGGGCACCGCAGGTGATGAAAAAGACCCTTTTCTCAGCCTTCTCGAACAATTGGCCGAAAATGAGTCTGTGATGGGTACGGGTAATGAGCTGGACTTTTTCCTAGCTGGGGCGCCGAATACTGGGTAG
- a CDS encoding uncharacterized protein (EggNog:ENOG503NUKQ; COG:E) produces MMAAVQPLESLPAPGRRQSFGRNHIAMDIDIETRAPRASHEMTIRGGLQQGDARIVVIMYGPGQEQIVAVFAEVLGKPYRLKGGIRDVTRDDQDWVIGVSAESAKAEIASRNRGLVVTINAHCTTLGMPPDVYLSAQTDYEWLYTEASFFRRDLTRFVSHTLGQLSHHETLMAKPRTYFISTTFPDVHAALPNIDILTVGSDAVEIRVDLLKEPLGNGRFSEIPSLSYVGEQLMLLRQRTELPIIFTTRCTKENGRFPMDNPDLFYEYLYRAIQWGVEYIDVELWLPETIRRRLYEQRGSSRIMSAFHDFSGTFKWPSQRAESIFLQSRRYADIVKMIAIINDHNENFELEYFRSKIKAEYPDSPPLSAVNMGETGQFSRTLNKVFTPITHPLLPIIAAPGQMSAAEINQALALVGQLPKKNIYGITSPSMRSAIPQAPFYEKCFNELGLPHHFAVVERQPKGLASIETWCNQRNFGGAHLNPAMSLTNLATSKGFFASLNNGNGPVLSEAARLIGMVDTIVVRPATSSSSASTPSSPPRQQNGDSVGAIGSTQSGLPPNTSLVFDNASWKGILSTLTRDLAPSAYFGCAAVVLASSADDAASALFALKALKVGKVYTVGFKTPPAFAKDLRIEPFNSLESIQRARTVNANGTESIRAGAGSPFVVVSALGPEKSNLVGMLVRLFGSPPRGAAGAGRENSRRVFLDLADGSGHGPRKGDPGLIAEQCGFAAYGAADVTAFTTVETLRLLVGQNVPYSFVRLASGRQFF; encoded by the coding sequence ATGATGGCGGCTGTTCAACCACTGGAGTCGCTGCCCGCGCCAGGACGACGACAAAGTTTTGGACGAAATCACATAGCTATGGATATCGACATTGAAACTCGAGCACCACGTGCATCACATGAGATGACGATTCGAGGTGGTTTGCAACAAGGAGATGCAAGAATAGTGGTGATAATGTATGGTCCTGGCCAAGAGCAGATAGTGGCCGTCTTTGCTGAGGTTCTCGGGAAGCCTTACCGACTGAAAGGAGGGATTCGGGACGTCACCAGGGATGATCAGGATTGGGTTATTGGGGTCTCGGCGGAAAGTGCAAAGGCTGAGATAGCCTCACGGAACAGGGGACTGGTCGTGACCATCAACGCTCATTGTACAACACTGGGCATGCCTCCCGACGTCTACCTGTCAGCGCAGACAGATTACGAGTGGCTTTATACCGAAGCTTCATTCTTCCGAAGAGATCTAACACGATTTGTATCACATACCCTGGGACAGCTTAGCCACCACGAAACACTAATGGCAAAACCGAGGACGTACTTCATTTCGACAACGTTTCCGGATGTCCATGCTGCGCTCCCAAACATCGACATACTCACTGTCGGCTCAGACGCTGTCGAGATTCGAGTTGATCTCTTGAAAGAGCCTCTGGGCAATGGACGGTTCTCGGAAATCCCAAGCTTGAGCTATGTTGGCGAACAGCTCATGCTTCTTCGCCAGAGGACCGAACTGCCAATCATATTCACGACAAGGTGTACGAAAGAGAATGGCCGATTTCCGATGGACAATCCAGACTTGTTTTATGAATATCTTTACCGGGCGATTCAGTGGGGCGTTGAGTACATCGACGTCGAGCTCTGGCTCCCAGAAACCATTCGACGAAGACTGTACGAGCAGCGCGGGAGCAGTCGCATCATGTCTGCCTTCCATGATTTCTCAGGCACTTTCAAGTGGCCCTCACAGAGAGCCGAGTCAATATTCCTCCAGTCTCGACGGTACGCCGACATTGTGAAAATGATTGCCATCATCAATGACCACAATGAAAACTTTGAGTTGGAATACTTCCGGTCAAAAATCAAGGCTGAATATCCCGATTCACCACCGCTGTCTGCTGTCAACATGGGGGAAACGGGTCAGTTCTCTCGGACGCTTAACAAGGTCTTCACTCCTATCACCCACCCTCTGCTGCCCATCATCGCAGCTCCGGGGCAGATGAGCGCAGCTGAGATCAACCAGGCCCTGGCGTTGGTTGGACAGCTGCCAAAGAAGAACATCTATGGCATTACTAGCCCGAGCATGCGGAGTGCCATTCCACAGGCACCCTTCTATGAGAAATGCTTCAACGAACTTGGGTTACCACATCACTTTGCCGTCGTGGAGCGACAACCCAAAGGGCTTGCCTCCATCGAGACGTGGTGTAATCAAAGAAACTTTGGCGGTGCTCACCTAAATCCAGCCATGTCACTCACCAATCTGGCGACGAGCAAAGGCTTCTTTGCATCACTCAACAATGGCAACGGGCCGGTTCTCAGCGAAGCCGCTCGACTCATCGGGATGGTTGATACCATCGTCGTCCGGCCGGCCACATCATCTAGTTCAGCATCCACACCATCAAGCCCGCCTCGGCAGCAAAACGGAGATTCCGTGGGTGCTATCGGCTCGACGCAGTCGGGCTTGCCACCGAACACTTCTCTCGTGTTTGACAACGCCTCGTGGAAAGGTATCCTTAGTACCCTTACCCGTGATCTTGCTCCATCTGCCTACTTTGGCTGCGCGGCTGTGGTACTTGCCTCATCGGCCGACGATGCAGCCAGTGCTTTATTCGCTCTCAAAGCCCTGAAGGTCGGTAAGGTTTACACCGTCGGCTTCAAAACACCTCCCGCCTTTGCCAAAGACCTTCGTATCGAGCCATTCAACAGCCTCGAGAGCATACAGAGAGCCCGTACGGTAAATGCCAACGGTACCGAGTCTATACGAGCGGGGGCCGGCTCGccgtttgtggtggtgagtgcTCTGGGTCCGGAAAAGAGTAATCTAGTCGGGATGCTCGTTCGTCTGTTCGGGTCGCCGCCTCGAGGGGCGGCAGGTGCGGGAAGGGAAAACTCGAGAAGGGTGTTTTTGGACCTGGCAGACGGCTCGGGGCATGGCCCACGGAAGGGGGACCCGGGTTTGATTGCTGAGCAATGTGGGTTCGCGGCTTATGGGGCGGCGGATGTAACGGCGTTTACGACAGTTGAGACGCTGAGGTTGCTGGTTGGGCAGAACGTACCGTACAGCTTTGTGAGGTTGGCGAGCGGGAGGCAGTTCTTTTGA
- the URA1 gene encoding dihydroorotate dehydrogenase (COG:F; EggNog:ENOG503NXK0): MSELPPPIKINPPLINSANPWASGDVDLERLYLCPSTGAVTTRTATLDGFQHDEAIHRYTFFDPSSPEASKSTNLTPQEASKAPAQKASLNTLGYSPYALIQYLQWIYKIYTTCSGTQPIKPFIISVTGTPTEVSECYTCIADYLSEYITAGHIYMEINLSCPNIPNKPPPAYSKDALVEYFRRLRFTMRDKLRPDLPRLPFGIKTPPYTHSSEYNELISALEEEGDQVSFITCTNTLGSCLVLSPEGDPVLPGNGIGGMAGAALHPLALGNVATIRRMLDERPSLKHITVIGIGGVEDEKGYKRMRAAGAGVVGVGTALGVKGVEVFEEIEKGLKGGW; the protein is encoded by the coding sequence ATGTCGGAACTACCACCGCCCATCAAAATCAACCCGCCATTGATCAACTCGGCTAACCCATGGGCATCTGGCGATGTGGACTTAGAGCGGCTGTATCTTTGCCCTTCCACAGGCGCAGTTACAACTCGAACCGCTACTTTGGACGGCTTCCAGCACGATGAAGCTATTCATCGATACACCTTCTTCGATCCCTCTAGTCCCGAAGCCTCAAAATCCACCAACCTAAccccccaagaagccagcAAAGCTCCTGCTCAAAAAGCAAGCTTGAACACACTAGGCTACAGCCCTTACGCTCTAATTCAATATTTGCAATGGATATACAAGATCTATACTACTTGCTCTGGTACTCAGCCCATCAAacccttcatcatctcagTCACGGGCACCCCGACCGAGGTCAGTGAATGCTATACATGCATCGCCGATTACCTGTCCGAGTATATAACCGCCGGTCACATCTACATGGAAATCAATCTCTCCTGCCCCAACATACCCaacaaacctcctcccgcgTACTCTAAAGACGCACTGGTCGAGTACTTTCGCCGTCTGCGGTTCACGATGCGTGATAAACTCAGACCAGACTTACCACGCCTGCCCTTCGGcatcaaaacaccaccctACACCCACTCCTCCGAATACAACGAACTCATCTCTGCCCtcgaagaggaaggtgatCAAGTCTCCTTCATAACATGCACCAACACCCTAGGGTCATGTCTCGTTCTCTCACCCGAGGGCGACCCTGTTCTGCCAGGTAACGGGATTGGGGGGATGGCCGGGGCGGCGCTGCACCCGTTGGCCCTGGGGAATGTGGCTACTATTCGGAGGATGTTGGATGAGAGACCGAGTTTGAAGCATATCACTGTAATTGGGATTGGAggtgtggaggatgagaaggggtacaagaggatgagggctgctggggcgggggttgttggggtgggtaCTGCTTTAGGGGTGAAAGGAGTTGAGGTTtttgaggagattgagaagggattgaagggggggtggtga